The proteins below come from a single Malus sylvestris chromosome 3, drMalSylv7.2, whole genome shotgun sequence genomic window:
- the LOC126616582 gene encoding BRCT domain-containing protein At4g02110-like isoform X2: protein MTEGSSPAKTFVGVRFLLLGFDPLDEHQVRSKLVDCGGEDAAHYSPNCTHVIVDKIVYDDPVCVAARNDAKTLVTALWVHHSFDVGLPIDPTSIIYRPLRDLNGIPDAKRLIVCLTGYQRQDRDDIMTMVGLMGAQFSKPLVANKVTHLVCYKFEGEKYELAKKIPKMKLVNHRWLEDCLRDWQLLPEDNYNISGYELEMMEAEARDSEDEAENTFGKQSGVRSMYKSPHNIKAGSPATSRLPKSEGEGLGCQDARELRDSSGCDLNDQHHRTPDPKVRDDFISNCGSAGRASHSAGKLSYSRQTLCMPTVPTYTGDKSSGCSVSSKVPICKSSATLKDQANDKFDPNCVEVPLKGIHLQNGEESSGILPRKRVMDLSYASSKSQKMSPGAKSGSMHSPSPSNKSPKGKPTSLIDGSCRTTSHYIVTNDDHSPDKTSNLNAAGNSMAGVSPAKLSNLFQKPLACDLPFSATVISNMGKDENANMKSPLTTIRRLRKPSLSNKPGIVDCAEEKSTAAVSKAVELQNQPQDVEGSSASNKKSVNNSSNDPADLNMLKEGNNDLVTKHLEQKVKSKRTLGSRPRLVSANQKGSVHLYKDASLNDTAVLYNAGDSQKSPDPTKLDVLCPDVNVEAPNELEGKDVDMSADVDEKNIESMDDETEAPEEESEHKLENVVHEAKDIVVQATSKCNKKSEQEQHLQDHSDACTPRDAMASLGIEGNEREKSVSDNISLLVEPAADGDAVKGKKNQGKKHALGKTKLKTVHPVADVMKPKKVVSEENTRNDNTRVTEKKKEKRLAGLVGKAKCRSAPQNKLENSAKMKENKPIVGGDQTVSKAKQQAEKSIAKSGITPLKIIQTSAERSDNPSIPEGKASSKVKIEPVRFILSGHRFQRKEFQKVIKRLKGRCCRDSHHWSYQATHFISPDRVGRTEKFFAAAASGRWILKSDYLEASDKEGRFLEEEPYEWYKNGLSEDGTINLEAPRKWRLLRKRTGHGAFHGMRVIIYGECIAPPLDTLKRVVKAGDGTILATSPPYTRFLKSGVDYAIVSPGMPRADMWVQELLNHEIPCVVADYLVEYVCKPGYPLDRHVLYNTNAWAEKSFERVQSRAEEVVEEAFTGEDGEDGEDASCGGGSDIPCVVCGSGERGEVMLICGNESGSVGCGIGTHIECCNPPLESVPEDDWFCPDCSWSKNSTKSSKKRKKGRSSK from the exons GTTCGATCTAAGCTTGTAGATTGCGGCGGAGAGGATGCTGCCCACTATTCCCCCAATTGCACCCACGTCATTGTGGATAAAATTGTGTAT GATGATCCCGTATGTGTTGCTGCTCGAAATGACGCCAAGACTCTTGTCACCGCTTTATGGGTTCATCATAGTTTTGATGTCGGACTCCCCATTGATCCCACTTCG ATTATATACAGACCTCTTAGAGATTTGAATGGTATTCCGGATGCCAAGAGACTAATTGTATGCTTGACTGGATATCAACGACAAGATAGAGATGACATTATG ACAATGGTTGGGTTAATGGGTGCTCAGTTTTCTAAGCCCTTGGTGGCAAACAAAGTCACTCATCTCGTATGCTACAAATTTGAGG GGGAGAAGTACGAACTTGCCAAGAAAATCCCAAAGATGAAGCTTGTCAACCATCGTTGGTTGGAAGATTG CTTAAGGGATTGGCAACTTCTTCCAGAAGATAATTACAACATTAG TGGCTATGAACTGGAGATGATGGAGGCTGAGGCTAGAGATTCAGAAGATGAGGCTGAAAACACATTTGGGAAGCAATCTGGGGTGAGAAGCATGTATAAGAGTCCTCACAATATAAAAGCTGGCTCACCAGCAACGTCTAGATTGCCTAAATCAGAAGGAGAG GGATTAGGCTGTCAGGATGCACGTGAGTTGAGGGATTCTAGTGGCTGTGACCTAAATGATCAACATCACCGAACCCCTGACCCTAAGGTGAGAGATGATTTCATCTCTAATTGTGGTTCTGCTGGAAGAGCTTCGCACTCTGCTGGGAAATTAAGCTACTCAAGGCAAACCTTATGCATGCCAACAGTTCCAACATACACGGGCGATAAATCAAGCGGTTGTAGTGTGTCTTCTAAAGTACCTATTTGCAAATCAAGTGCCACTTTGAAAGATCAAGCAAATGACAAATTTGACCCCAATTGTGTTGAAGTCCCTTTAAAAGGAATTCATTTACAGAATGGAGAAGAGTCAAGTGGTATATTGCCTCGGAAAAGGGTGATGGATCTCTCTTATGCTAGCTCCAAATCACAGAAGATGAGTCCAGGTGCAAAATCAGGCAGTATGCATAGTCCTTCACCAAGTAATAAATCTCCGAAAGGAAAGCCTACATCTTTGATTGATGGTTCATGCAGGACTACTAGCCATTATATTGTCACAAATGATGACCACTCTCCGGATAAGACTAGCAATTTGAATGCTGCAGGAAACTCAATGGCTGGTGTTTCACCAGCCAAATTATCTAATTTATTTCAGAAGCCATTGGCATGTGATCTCCCTTTCTCTGCCACTGTGATCTCAAACATGGGGAAAGATGAAAATGCAAACATGAAATCACCTCTAACCACTATTCGAAGATTAAGAAAGCCTAGCTTATCCAACAAGCCTGGTATTGTAGATTGTGCTGAGGAAAAGTCTACAGCTGCAGTCAGCAAAGCAGTGGAACTGCAAAATCAGCCACAAGATGTTGAGGGTTCATCTGCAAGTAACAAAAAGTCAGTGAATAACAGTTCCAACGACCCTGCTGATCTGAACATGCTTAAAGAGGGAAATAATGACTTAGTAACAAAACATCTTGAGCAGAAGGTGAAGTCCAAGAGGACTCTGGGTTCTAGGCCTAGGTTAGTTTCTGCTAACCAAAAGGGGTCTGTGCACTTATATAAAGATGCCTCCTTAAATGATACGGCAGTTCTTTATAATGCAGGGGATTCTCAGAAATCTCCTGATCCCACAAAGCTTGATGTGCTTTGTCCAGATGTTAATGTTGAGGCCCCAAACGAGCTGGAGGGAAAAGATGTTGACATGTCTGCAGATGTTGATGAGAAAAACATTGAATCTATGGATGATGAAACTGAAGCTCCAGAGGAAGAAAGTGAACATAAATTAGAGAATGTAGTTCACGAAGCCAAGGATATAGTGGTCCAAGCAACAAGTAAATGTAATAAGAAGTCAGAACAGGAGCAGCACCTACAGGATCATTCTGATGCCTGTACTCCCCGTGATGCAATGGCCTCATTGGGTATAGAAGGAAACGAACGAGAAAAGTCAGTTTCTGACAACATTTCTCTGCTGGTTGAGCCAGCCGCAGACGGAGACGCTGTCAAGGGAAAGAAGAACCAAGGGAAAAAGCATGCTTTGGGTAAAACCAAGCTGAAAACTGTTCACCCTGTCGCGGATGTTATGAAACCTAAAAAAGTAGTATCTGAGGAAAATACTCGGAATGATAACACTAGGGTgacagagaagaaaaaagaaaaaagacttGCAGGTCTAGTGGGCAAAGCTAAGTGCCGCAGTGCGCCCCAAAATAAGTTAGAGAACTCTGCCAAAATGAAGGAGAACAAGCCAATTGTTGGTGGAGATCAAACTGTAAGCAAGGCCAAACAGCAGGCAGAAAAATCAATAGCTAAATCTGGTATAACTCCGTTGAAGATAATTCAAACATCTGCGGAGAGAAGTGACAATCCTTCAATACCCGAAGGGAAGGCTTCAAGCAAAGTTAAAATTGAACCTGTTAGGTTTATTCTGAGTGGGCACCGATTTCAAAGAAAGGAGTTTCAAAAAGTTATCAAGCGTTTGAAAGGAAGATGTTGCCGGGATTCTCATCACTGGTCTTACCAGGCAACACACTTCATCTCTCCAGATCGAGTTGGCAGGACAGAGAAATTTTTCGCAGCTGCAGCGTCTGGAAG GTGGATTCTTAAGAGTGATTATCTGGAAGCTAGTGATAAGGAAGGAAGGTTTTTGGAAGAAGAACCTTATGAATGGTACAAGAATGGTCTTAGTGAAGATGGTACAATCAATTTGGAGGCCCCAAGGAAGTGGCGGCTCTTGAGAAAGAGAACAGGCCATGGTGCTTTCCATGGAATGCGCGTTATCATATATGGCGAATGTATTGCACCACCTTTG GATACTCTGAAGCGTGTCGTGAAGGCTGGTGATGGAACAATATTGGCGACTTCTCCTCCTTATACCCGCTTCCTTAAGTCGGGGGTTGACTATGCCATTGTCAGCCCAGGCATGCCGCGTGCCGATATGTGGGTACAAGAGTTGTTGAACCATGAGATACCCTGCGTAGTGGCCGATTACTTGGTTGAGTACGTGTGCAAACCTGGGTACCCGCTCGACAGACACGTGCTATACAACACCAATGCGTGGGCGGAAAAGTCTTTTGAGAGGGTGCAGAGCAGAGCGGAAGAGGTGGTGGAGGAAGCGTTTACAGGTGAGGATGGTGAGGATGGTGAGGATGCTAGTTGTGGTGGTGGTAGTGACATACCTTGCGTGGTGTGTGGGTCTGGGGAGAGAGGGGAGGTGATGCTGATATGCGGCAACGAAAGTGGGAGCGTTGGGTGTGGAATTGGTACTCATATCGAGTGCTGCAATCCACCACTTGAAAGTGTTCCGGAGGATGACTGGTTTTGTCCAGACTGTAGCTGGAGCAAAAACAGCACCAAGTCGtccaagaaaaggaaaaagggtAGGAGCAGCaaatga
- the LOC126616582 gene encoding BRCT domain-containing protein At4g02110-like isoform X3 codes for MTMVGLMGAQFSKPLVANKVTHLVCYKFEGEKYELAKKIPKMKLVNHRWLEDCLRDWQLLPEDNYNISGYELEMMEAEARDSEDEAENTFGKQSGVRSMYKSPHNIKAGSPATSRLPKSEGEVRKVPLIFDNAIGNLSIPRNENKLDQTSSFSNSYVSKGLGCQDARELRDSSGCDLNDQHHRTPDPKVRDDFISNCGSAGRASHSAGKLSYSRQTLCMPTVPTYTGDKSSGCSVSSKVPICKSSATLKDQANDKFDPNCVEVPLKGIHLQNGEESSGILPRKRVMDLSYASSKSQKMSPGAKSGSMHSPSPSNKSPKGKPTSLIDGSCRTTSHYIVTNDDHSPDKTSNLNAAGNSMAGVSPAKLSNLFQKPLACDLPFSATVISNMGKDENANMKSPLTTIRRLRKPSLSNKPGIVDCAEEKSTAAVSKAVELQNQPQDVEGSSASNKKSVNNSSNDPADLNMLKEGNNDLVTKHLEQKVKSKRTLGSRPRLVSANQKGSVHLYKDASLNDTAVLYNAGDSQKSPDPTKLDVLCPDVNVEAPNELEGKDVDMSADVDEKNIESMDDETEAPEEESEHKLENVVHEAKDIVVQATSKCNKKSEQEQHLQDHSDACTPRDAMASLGIEGNEREKSVSDNISLLVEPAADGDAVKGKKNQGKKHALGKTKLKTVHPVADVMKPKKVVSEENTRNDNTRVTEKKKEKRLAGLVGKAKCRSAPQNKLENSAKMKENKPIVGGDQTVSKAKQQAEKSIAKSGITPLKIIQTSAERSDNPSIPEGKASSKVKIEPVRFILSGHRFQRKEFQKVIKRLKGRCCRDSHHWSYQATHFISPDRVGRTEKFFAAAASGRWILKSDYLEASDKEGRFLEEEPYEWYKNGLSEDGTINLEAPRKWRLLRKRTGHGAFHGMRVIIYGECIAPPLDTLKRVVKAGDGTILATSPPYTRFLKSGVDYAIVSPGMPRADMWVQELLNHEIPCVVADYLVEYVCKPGYPLDRHVLYNTNAWAEKSFERVQSRAEEVVEEAFTGEDGEDGEDASCGGGSDIPCVVCGSGERGEVMLICGNESGSVGCGIGTHIECCNPPLESVPEDDWFCPDCSWSKNSTKSSKKRKKGRSSK; via the exons ATG ACAATGGTTGGGTTAATGGGTGCTCAGTTTTCTAAGCCCTTGGTGGCAAACAAAGTCACTCATCTCGTATGCTACAAATTTGAGG GGGAGAAGTACGAACTTGCCAAGAAAATCCCAAAGATGAAGCTTGTCAACCATCGTTGGTTGGAAGATTG CTTAAGGGATTGGCAACTTCTTCCAGAAGATAATTACAACATTAG TGGCTATGAACTGGAGATGATGGAGGCTGAGGCTAGAGATTCAGAAGATGAGGCTGAAAACACATTTGGGAAGCAATCTGGGGTGAGAAGCATGTATAAGAGTCCTCACAATATAAAAGCTGGCTCACCAGCAACGTCTAGATTGCCTAAATCAGAAGGAGAGGTGCGAAAGGTTCCCTTGATTTTTGATAATGCCATTGGCAACTTATCAATTCCTCGGAATGAGAATAAATTGGATCAAACCTCAAGCTTTTCTAATTCTTATGTTTCCAAGGGATTAGGCTGTCAGGATGCACGTGAGTTGAGGGATTCTAGTGGCTGTGACCTAAATGATCAACATCACCGAACCCCTGACCCTAAGGTGAGAGATGATTTCATCTCTAATTGTGGTTCTGCTGGAAGAGCTTCGCACTCTGCTGGGAAATTAAGCTACTCAAGGCAAACCTTATGCATGCCAACAGTTCCAACATACACGGGCGATAAATCAAGCGGTTGTAGTGTGTCTTCTAAAGTACCTATTTGCAAATCAAGTGCCACTTTGAAAGATCAAGCAAATGACAAATTTGACCCCAATTGTGTTGAAGTCCCTTTAAAAGGAATTCATTTACAGAATGGAGAAGAGTCAAGTGGTATATTGCCTCGGAAAAGGGTGATGGATCTCTCTTATGCTAGCTCCAAATCACAGAAGATGAGTCCAGGTGCAAAATCAGGCAGTATGCATAGTCCTTCACCAAGTAATAAATCTCCGAAAGGAAAGCCTACATCTTTGATTGATGGTTCATGCAGGACTACTAGCCATTATATTGTCACAAATGATGACCACTCTCCGGATAAGACTAGCAATTTGAATGCTGCAGGAAACTCAATGGCTGGTGTTTCACCAGCCAAATTATCTAATTTATTTCAGAAGCCATTGGCATGTGATCTCCCTTTCTCTGCCACTGTGATCTCAAACATGGGGAAAGATGAAAATGCAAACATGAAATCACCTCTAACCACTATTCGAAGATTAAGAAAGCCTAGCTTATCCAACAAGCCTGGTATTGTAGATTGTGCTGAGGAAAAGTCTACAGCTGCAGTCAGCAAAGCAGTGGAACTGCAAAATCAGCCACAAGATGTTGAGGGTTCATCTGCAAGTAACAAAAAGTCAGTGAATAACAGTTCCAACGACCCTGCTGATCTGAACATGCTTAAAGAGGGAAATAATGACTTAGTAACAAAACATCTTGAGCAGAAGGTGAAGTCCAAGAGGACTCTGGGTTCTAGGCCTAGGTTAGTTTCTGCTAACCAAAAGGGGTCTGTGCACTTATATAAAGATGCCTCCTTAAATGATACGGCAGTTCTTTATAATGCAGGGGATTCTCAGAAATCTCCTGATCCCACAAAGCTTGATGTGCTTTGTCCAGATGTTAATGTTGAGGCCCCAAACGAGCTGGAGGGAAAAGATGTTGACATGTCTGCAGATGTTGATGAGAAAAACATTGAATCTATGGATGATGAAACTGAAGCTCCAGAGGAAGAAAGTGAACATAAATTAGAGAATGTAGTTCACGAAGCCAAGGATATAGTGGTCCAAGCAACAAGTAAATGTAATAAGAAGTCAGAACAGGAGCAGCACCTACAGGATCATTCTGATGCCTGTACTCCCCGTGATGCAATGGCCTCATTGGGTATAGAAGGAAACGAACGAGAAAAGTCAGTTTCTGACAACATTTCTCTGCTGGTTGAGCCAGCCGCAGACGGAGACGCTGTCAAGGGAAAGAAGAACCAAGGGAAAAAGCATGCTTTGGGTAAAACCAAGCTGAAAACTGTTCACCCTGTCGCGGATGTTATGAAACCTAAAAAAGTAGTATCTGAGGAAAATACTCGGAATGATAACACTAGGGTgacagagaagaaaaaagaaaaaagacttGCAGGTCTAGTGGGCAAAGCTAAGTGCCGCAGTGCGCCCCAAAATAAGTTAGAGAACTCTGCCAAAATGAAGGAGAACAAGCCAATTGTTGGTGGAGATCAAACTGTAAGCAAGGCCAAACAGCAGGCAGAAAAATCAATAGCTAAATCTGGTATAACTCCGTTGAAGATAATTCAAACATCTGCGGAGAGAAGTGACAATCCTTCAATACCCGAAGGGAAGGCTTCAAGCAAAGTTAAAATTGAACCTGTTAGGTTTATTCTGAGTGGGCACCGATTTCAAAGAAAGGAGTTTCAAAAAGTTATCAAGCGTTTGAAAGGAAGATGTTGCCGGGATTCTCATCACTGGTCTTACCAGGCAACACACTTCATCTCTCCAGATCGAGTTGGCAGGACAGAGAAATTTTTCGCAGCTGCAGCGTCTGGAAG GTGGATTCTTAAGAGTGATTATCTGGAAGCTAGTGATAAGGAAGGAAGGTTTTTGGAAGAAGAACCTTATGAATGGTACAAGAATGGTCTTAGTGAAGATGGTACAATCAATTTGGAGGCCCCAAGGAAGTGGCGGCTCTTGAGAAAGAGAACAGGCCATGGTGCTTTCCATGGAATGCGCGTTATCATATATGGCGAATGTATTGCACCACCTTTG GATACTCTGAAGCGTGTCGTGAAGGCTGGTGATGGAACAATATTGGCGACTTCTCCTCCTTATACCCGCTTCCTTAAGTCGGGGGTTGACTATGCCATTGTCAGCCCAGGCATGCCGCGTGCCGATATGTGGGTACAAGAGTTGTTGAACCATGAGATACCCTGCGTAGTGGCCGATTACTTGGTTGAGTACGTGTGCAAACCTGGGTACCCGCTCGACAGACACGTGCTATACAACACCAATGCGTGGGCGGAAAAGTCTTTTGAGAGGGTGCAGAGCAGAGCGGAAGAGGTGGTGGAGGAAGCGTTTACAGGTGAGGATGGTGAGGATGGTGAGGATGCTAGTTGTGGTGGTGGTAGTGACATACCTTGCGTGGTGTGTGGGTCTGGGGAGAGAGGGGAGGTGATGCTGATATGCGGCAACGAAAGTGGGAGCGTTGGGTGTGGAATTGGTACTCATATCGAGTGCTGCAATCCACCACTTGAAAGTGTTCCGGAGGATGACTGGTTTTGTCCAGACTGTAGCTGGAGCAAAAACAGCACCAAGTCGtccaagaaaaggaaaaagggtAGGAGCAGCaaatga
- the LOC126616582 gene encoding BRCT domain-containing protein At4g02110-like isoform X1, translating into MTEGSSPAKTFVGVRFLLLGFDPLDEHQVRSKLVDCGGEDAAHYSPNCTHVIVDKIVYDDPVCVAARNDAKTLVTALWVHHSFDVGLPIDPTSIIYRPLRDLNGIPDAKRLIVCLTGYQRQDRDDIMTMVGLMGAQFSKPLVANKVTHLVCYKFEGEKYELAKKIPKMKLVNHRWLEDCLRDWQLLPEDNYNISGYELEMMEAEARDSEDEAENTFGKQSGVRSMYKSPHNIKAGSPATSRLPKSEGEVRKVPLIFDNAIGNLSIPRNENKLDQTSSFSNSYVSKGLGCQDARELRDSSGCDLNDQHHRTPDPKVRDDFISNCGSAGRASHSAGKLSYSRQTLCMPTVPTYTGDKSSGCSVSSKVPICKSSATLKDQANDKFDPNCVEVPLKGIHLQNGEESSGILPRKRVMDLSYASSKSQKMSPGAKSGSMHSPSPSNKSPKGKPTSLIDGSCRTTSHYIVTNDDHSPDKTSNLNAAGNSMAGVSPAKLSNLFQKPLACDLPFSATVISNMGKDENANMKSPLTTIRRLRKPSLSNKPGIVDCAEEKSTAAVSKAVELQNQPQDVEGSSASNKKSVNNSSNDPADLNMLKEGNNDLVTKHLEQKVKSKRTLGSRPRLVSANQKGSVHLYKDASLNDTAVLYNAGDSQKSPDPTKLDVLCPDVNVEAPNELEGKDVDMSADVDEKNIESMDDETEAPEEESEHKLENVVHEAKDIVVQATSKCNKKSEQEQHLQDHSDACTPRDAMASLGIEGNEREKSVSDNISLLVEPAADGDAVKGKKNQGKKHALGKTKLKTVHPVADVMKPKKVVSEENTRNDNTRVTEKKKEKRLAGLVGKAKCRSAPQNKLENSAKMKENKPIVGGDQTVSKAKQQAEKSIAKSGITPLKIIQTSAERSDNPSIPEGKASSKVKIEPVRFILSGHRFQRKEFQKVIKRLKGRCCRDSHHWSYQATHFISPDRVGRTEKFFAAAASGRWILKSDYLEASDKEGRFLEEEPYEWYKNGLSEDGTINLEAPRKWRLLRKRTGHGAFHGMRVIIYGECIAPPLDTLKRVVKAGDGTILATSPPYTRFLKSGVDYAIVSPGMPRADMWVQELLNHEIPCVVADYLVEYVCKPGYPLDRHVLYNTNAWAEKSFERVQSRAEEVVEEAFTGEDGEDGEDASCGGGSDIPCVVCGSGERGEVMLICGNESGSVGCGIGTHIECCNPPLESVPEDDWFCPDCSWSKNSTKSSKKRKKGRSSK; encoded by the exons GTTCGATCTAAGCTTGTAGATTGCGGCGGAGAGGATGCTGCCCACTATTCCCCCAATTGCACCCACGTCATTGTGGATAAAATTGTGTAT GATGATCCCGTATGTGTTGCTGCTCGAAATGACGCCAAGACTCTTGTCACCGCTTTATGGGTTCATCATAGTTTTGATGTCGGACTCCCCATTGATCCCACTTCG ATTATATACAGACCTCTTAGAGATTTGAATGGTATTCCGGATGCCAAGAGACTAATTGTATGCTTGACTGGATATCAACGACAAGATAGAGATGACATTATG ACAATGGTTGGGTTAATGGGTGCTCAGTTTTCTAAGCCCTTGGTGGCAAACAAAGTCACTCATCTCGTATGCTACAAATTTGAGG GGGAGAAGTACGAACTTGCCAAGAAAATCCCAAAGATGAAGCTTGTCAACCATCGTTGGTTGGAAGATTG CTTAAGGGATTGGCAACTTCTTCCAGAAGATAATTACAACATTAG TGGCTATGAACTGGAGATGATGGAGGCTGAGGCTAGAGATTCAGAAGATGAGGCTGAAAACACATTTGGGAAGCAATCTGGGGTGAGAAGCATGTATAAGAGTCCTCACAATATAAAAGCTGGCTCACCAGCAACGTCTAGATTGCCTAAATCAGAAGGAGAGGTGCGAAAGGTTCCCTTGATTTTTGATAATGCCATTGGCAACTTATCAATTCCTCGGAATGAGAATAAATTGGATCAAACCTCAAGCTTTTCTAATTCTTATGTTTCCAAGGGATTAGGCTGTCAGGATGCACGTGAGTTGAGGGATTCTAGTGGCTGTGACCTAAATGATCAACATCACCGAACCCCTGACCCTAAGGTGAGAGATGATTTCATCTCTAATTGTGGTTCTGCTGGAAGAGCTTCGCACTCTGCTGGGAAATTAAGCTACTCAAGGCAAACCTTATGCATGCCAACAGTTCCAACATACACGGGCGATAAATCAAGCGGTTGTAGTGTGTCTTCTAAAGTACCTATTTGCAAATCAAGTGCCACTTTGAAAGATCAAGCAAATGACAAATTTGACCCCAATTGTGTTGAAGTCCCTTTAAAAGGAATTCATTTACAGAATGGAGAAGAGTCAAGTGGTATATTGCCTCGGAAAAGGGTGATGGATCTCTCTTATGCTAGCTCCAAATCACAGAAGATGAGTCCAGGTGCAAAATCAGGCAGTATGCATAGTCCTTCACCAAGTAATAAATCTCCGAAAGGAAAGCCTACATCTTTGATTGATGGTTCATGCAGGACTACTAGCCATTATATTGTCACAAATGATGACCACTCTCCGGATAAGACTAGCAATTTGAATGCTGCAGGAAACTCAATGGCTGGTGTTTCACCAGCCAAATTATCTAATTTATTTCAGAAGCCATTGGCATGTGATCTCCCTTTCTCTGCCACTGTGATCTCAAACATGGGGAAAGATGAAAATGCAAACATGAAATCACCTCTAACCACTATTCGAAGATTAAGAAAGCCTAGCTTATCCAACAAGCCTGGTATTGTAGATTGTGCTGAGGAAAAGTCTACAGCTGCAGTCAGCAAAGCAGTGGAACTGCAAAATCAGCCACAAGATGTTGAGGGTTCATCTGCAAGTAACAAAAAGTCAGTGAATAACAGTTCCAACGACCCTGCTGATCTGAACATGCTTAAAGAGGGAAATAATGACTTAGTAACAAAACATCTTGAGCAGAAGGTGAAGTCCAAGAGGACTCTGGGTTCTAGGCCTAGGTTAGTTTCTGCTAACCAAAAGGGGTCTGTGCACTTATATAAAGATGCCTCCTTAAATGATACGGCAGTTCTTTATAATGCAGGGGATTCTCAGAAATCTCCTGATCCCACAAAGCTTGATGTGCTTTGTCCAGATGTTAATGTTGAGGCCCCAAACGAGCTGGAGGGAAAAGATGTTGACATGTCTGCAGATGTTGATGAGAAAAACATTGAATCTATGGATGATGAAACTGAAGCTCCAGAGGAAGAAAGTGAACATAAATTAGAGAATGTAGTTCACGAAGCCAAGGATATAGTGGTCCAAGCAACAAGTAAATGTAATAAGAAGTCAGAACAGGAGCAGCACCTACAGGATCATTCTGATGCCTGTACTCCCCGTGATGCAATGGCCTCATTGGGTATAGAAGGAAACGAACGAGAAAAGTCAGTTTCTGACAACATTTCTCTGCTGGTTGAGCCAGCCGCAGACGGAGACGCTGTCAAGGGAAAGAAGAACCAAGGGAAAAAGCATGCTTTGGGTAAAACCAAGCTGAAAACTGTTCACCCTGTCGCGGATGTTATGAAACCTAAAAAAGTAGTATCTGAGGAAAATACTCGGAATGATAACACTAGGGTgacagagaagaaaaaagaaaaaagacttGCAGGTCTAGTGGGCAAAGCTAAGTGCCGCAGTGCGCCCCAAAATAAGTTAGAGAACTCTGCCAAAATGAAGGAGAACAAGCCAATTGTTGGTGGAGATCAAACTGTAAGCAAGGCCAAACAGCAGGCAGAAAAATCAATAGCTAAATCTGGTATAACTCCGTTGAAGATAATTCAAACATCTGCGGAGAGAAGTGACAATCCTTCAATACCCGAAGGGAAGGCTTCAAGCAAAGTTAAAATTGAACCTGTTAGGTTTATTCTGAGTGGGCACCGATTTCAAAGAAAGGAGTTTCAAAAAGTTATCAAGCGTTTGAAAGGAAGATGTTGCCGGGATTCTCATCACTGGTCTTACCAGGCAACACACTTCATCTCTCCAGATCGAGTTGGCAGGACAGAGAAATTTTTCGCAGCTGCAGCGTCTGGAAG GTGGATTCTTAAGAGTGATTATCTGGAAGCTAGTGATAAGGAAGGAAGGTTTTTGGAAGAAGAACCTTATGAATGGTACAAGAATGGTCTTAGTGAAGATGGTACAATCAATTTGGAGGCCCCAAGGAAGTGGCGGCTCTTGAGAAAGAGAACAGGCCATGGTGCTTTCCATGGAATGCGCGTTATCATATATGGCGAATGTATTGCACCACCTTTG GATACTCTGAAGCGTGTCGTGAAGGCTGGTGATGGAACAATATTGGCGACTTCTCCTCCTTATACCCGCTTCCTTAAGTCGGGGGTTGACTATGCCATTGTCAGCCCAGGCATGCCGCGTGCCGATATGTGGGTACAAGAGTTGTTGAACCATGAGATACCCTGCGTAGTGGCCGATTACTTGGTTGAGTACGTGTGCAAACCTGGGTACCCGCTCGACAGACACGTGCTATACAACACCAATGCGTGGGCGGAAAAGTCTTTTGAGAGGGTGCAGAGCAGAGCGGAAGAGGTGGTGGAGGAAGCGTTTACAGGTGAGGATGGTGAGGATGGTGAGGATGCTAGTTGTGGTGGTGGTAGTGACATACCTTGCGTGGTGTGTGGGTCTGGGGAGAGAGGGGAGGTGATGCTGATATGCGGCAACGAAAGTGGGAGCGTTGGGTGTGGAATTGGTACTCATATCGAGTGCTGCAATCCACCACTTGAAAGTGTTCCGGAGGATGACTGGTTTTGTCCAGACTGTAGCTGGAGCAAAAACAGCACCAAGTCGtccaagaaaaggaaaaagggtAGGAGCAGCaaatga